A region from the Lolium perenne isolate Kyuss_39 chromosome 4, Kyuss_2.0, whole genome shotgun sequence genome encodes:
- the LOC127294017 gene encoding probable protein phosphatase 2C 74 codes for MLLYTVQFLCSVVAAFTRLVRALHKAMATVLCSPPVSVPAASTASSPLSMRRTTKVHPIVSVAIGDASEQQLFAPAVDAFAPCNGSGGVVEQIESTKKAARRRPSMLVIPVVPEAAETPSGWGVVVAEKEAEVEAEGDGFCLASRRGARHANEDAYCAITHKVGADSQLAFYGVYDGHGGRAAVDLVSERLGNNVVAAVLATTEVQEGAAEAASSSVDATVAAIRAAYLSTDNEFLGQGLRGGSCAATALVKDGNLYVANLGDCRAVMSSDGTATALTSDHTAARGDERVRIESSGGYVSCGSNGVWRVQDCLAVSRAFGDASLKRWVISEPEIRRHTLTAGCEFLVLASDGLWNKVSNQEAVDAVSRSSNYGRTSAGCCKELVDMARSRGSRDDITVMVVDLKRFT; via the exons ATGCTATTGTACACCGTGCAGTTTCTTTGCTCCGTCGTCGCCGCTTTTACCCGGCTCGTGCGCGCCCTCCACAAGGCCATGGCCACCGTCCTCTGCTCCCCGCCGGTCTCCGTGCCCGCTGCATCTACCGCCTCTTCTCCACTTTCCATGAGAAGGACAACGAAGGTGCACCCAATCGTCAGCGTCGCCATAGGAGATGCAAGCGAGCAGCAGCTGTTTGCACCCGCGGTGGATGCTTTTGCGCCGTGCAATGGTAGTGGCGGCGTCGTGGAGCAGATTGAGTCGACGAAGaaggcggcgaggaggaggccgTCGATGCTTGTCATACCGGTGGTTCCTGAGGCCGCCGAGACGCCGTCTGGCTGGGGGGTGGTAGTGGCGGAGAAGGAGGCTGAGGTGGAGGCGGAAGGGGATGGGTTTTGCTTGGCGAGCAGGAGAGGTGCGAGGCATGCAAATGAGGATGCGTATTGTGCGATCACTCACAAAGTTGGAGCAGATTCCCAGCTG GCATTCTACGGTGTGTACGATGGGCATGGCGGCCGTGCGGCCGTGGACTTGGTCTCCGAGCGGCTGGGCAATAACGTCGTGGCCGCTGTGCTGGCCACGACGGAGGTGCAGGAAGGTGCAGCAGAGGCGGCGTCGTCGTCGGTAGACGCCACGGTGGCCGCGATCAGAGCCGCCTACTTGTCCACCGACAACGAGTTCCTTGGCCAG GGCCTAAGAGGTGGTTCATGTGCCGCAACAGCGCTGGTGAAGGACGGCAACCTCTATGTGGCGAACCTCGGCGACTGCCGTGCCGTCATGAGCAGCGACGGCACGGCGACCGCCCTGACCTCGGACCACACCGCCGCGAGGGGGGACGAGAGGGTCCGCATCGAGAGCTCG GGTGGCTACGTGAGTTGCGGTAGCAACGGCGTCTGGAGGGTGCAGGACTGCCTTGCCGTGTCGCGGGCGTTCGGCGACGCCAGCCTCAAGCGGTGGGTGATCTCCGAGCCGGAGATCAGGAGACATACCCTCACCGCCGGCTGCGAGTTCCTCGTCCTCGCCTCCGACGGCCTATGGAATAAGGTGTCCAACCAGGAGGCGGTGGACGCCGTCTCGAGAAGCAGCAACTACGGTCGCACCTCCGCGGGCTGCTGCAAGGAGCTCGTGGACATGGCGCGGAGTAGAGGGAGCAGGGATGACATCACCGTCATGGTGGTCGACCTCAAGAGGTTCACGTAG